The Arachis ipaensis cultivar K30076 chromosome B07, Araip1.1, whole genome shotgun sequence genome includes a window with the following:
- the LOC107609045 gene encoding protein MEI2-like 3 — MLPKRIFGHGGVMISGLDSSVSNDELKHIFGLYGVIKEIYEYLEVNHVKFIEFYDVRAAKASLSALNRICIPGKQIKLEHGHPKIAMYGLYLLLLVVIYFLLVIEYF; from the exons ATGCTCCCAAAAAGGATATTTGGTCATGGTGGTGTGATGATATCTGGTCTTGATTCATCTGTTTCAAATGATGAACTTAAGCATATTTTTGGATTATATGGAGTAATTAAAGAA ATCTATGAATATCTTGAAGTGAATCATGTGAAATTCATCGAGTTCTATGATGTGCGAGCTGCCAAAGCTTCTCTTAGTGCTTTAAACAGGATCTGTATTCCTGGAAAGCAAATCAAGCTTGAACATGGCCATCCTAAAATTGCTATGTACGGGCTCTACCTGCTACTTTtagttgtaatttattttcttcttgtTATAGaatatttttaa